CCGAGCCCGCCTCCCAGGGTGAACCACAGGGCGGAGAGTCCCGAGGTGTAGGCCAGCTGAGCGGTCCCCACCGTGGAGGCCCCTCCCACCAGAGCTCCCAGGAGGATGCCCACCACCGCCGGGGCGGAGGCGCTTCGCCCCGCCACGGTGAAATCGCTCCCGGAGCGGACGCGCCGGGCTCCCCAGACTCCCAGACCCGCAAAAGCCAGCAGCACCGTCGCCACCGCCAGGGTAAAAGTGACCACTATCGAGCCCCCCTCCACCCGGGTATGATACTCCTGGGGCTCTGGGCCCCGTTGCGCCCGGGGCCCCTTTCGCTTGAGGGCTGGCGGGTCGAAAACCTGCCTGGAAGGGGGCGTCATCACATGGTGGGATGGAAGGGATTTCGAGGCTGGGGGGTCCTGGCCCTCTGTTGTGCGGTCCTCTGGGGGTGCGTCGCCGAGGCCGCCCCCCTTTCCGCCCTGAAGGAGGGGTGGGGGTGGCCCGTGGTGGTCCTGCCGCCGGAAGGGGGATGGAACTCTCCCGCGGGGCAGTCGGTGAAGTGGGCCCTGCGCACTGCGGAGAGGGAGGTCTCCCTGACCCATCAGGGGGTCCACGGAAGGGACGTGGTGTTCCTCTACGCCCCCGTGGACACGAAGGAGGAGGCCCTGAAGCGTTTGCCCCAGTGGCGGGCCATGGGCGCGGGGGCCATCCTCTGCTTCGCCTCCGGGGACCTGGAGGCCGGATTGATCCAGGCCTGCGCGTACCAGGGGCCCTCCCTGATCCTGGCGGGCGGGGAGGAGCGGCGCATCCGGGATCCCAAGGGGAAGCCCTGTCCCTACCTCTTCGCCCTGGATCTGTACCGGAACTACCGGGCCAACGCCTTCGCCGCCCTGGCGGGGTCCCAGGGCAAGGAGCTGATGGGGATTCTGTCGGACCCCTACGCGGTGGACCTGGCCCGCACGGCCCGCCTGTCCGCCCGGTTCTTGGAGAAGCGGGGTGTCCCCAGCCGGAGTTTCTGGATGTCCGGGGAGGGGGATGATGAAATGGGGGTCCGCCTGGCGGAAATGGAATCCTCCGGAGCCGGGCGGGTAATCTGCTGGCTGGGGGGCATGGGGACCCGTTCTCTCTGGAAGACGGCGGCTTATTACCGTAAGTCCCTGAAGGTTTGGCATGGAGGGCCCTACGATCCGCTCCTTCAAGGGGCGGAGGGGGTGCTGTACCTGGAGCAGGACGCCCCCCTTCAGGAACGGCTGAAGGCCCAGGACGCCCTGCGCTGGAACGTCCTGCGCAAGACCCGGGTTCGGGTGACGGACCTGGTGTTGGCGGGAAAGGCGTACGCTTTGGGACACTGGGCCATCGGGGCTTTCCTGGAGGCGGGGACGAACGCCCCTGCCCCGGTGGCTGCCGCCCTGGCCCGGAACCGGGACGTGCCCCTTCTGGGGGAGACCCTCTCCATCAACCCGGGGACCCATCGTCCCCACCAGCGGGAGGTGGGGGTGATGCGGATTCGCAAGAACCAGCCCCCCCTCCGGGAGACCTCCCTGAAGGTGACCTCCCAGGGGGTGGTGGAGTGAGATGTCTTGAGTTTTCTGAACGATTTTGTTACTCTATGCGCATGTTGGCCGAGGAAGTGTACCGGGAAAAG
The sequence above is drawn from the Aminomonas paucivorans DSM 12260 genome and encodes:
- a CDS encoding ABC transporter substrate-binding protein — protein: MVGWKGFRGWGVLALCCAVLWGCVAEAAPLSALKEGWGWPVVVLPPEGGWNSPAGQSVKWALRTAEREVSLTHQGVHGRDVVFLYAPVDTKEEALKRLPQWRAMGAGAILCFASGDLEAGLIQACAYQGPSLILAGGEERRIRDPKGKPCPYLFALDLYRNYRANAFAALAGSQGKELMGILSDPYAVDLARTARLSARFLEKRGVPSRSFWMSGEGDDEMGVRLAEMESSGAGRVICWLGGMGTRSLWKTAAYYRKSLKVWHGGPYDPLLQGAEGVLYLEQDAPLQERLKAQDALRWNVLRKTRVRVTDLVLAGKAYALGHWAIGAFLEAGTNAPAPVAAALARNRDVPLLGETLSINPGTHRPHQREVGVMRIRKNQPPLRETSLKVTSQGVVE